In Etheostoma cragini isolate CJK2018 chromosome 9, CSU_Ecrag_1.0, whole genome shotgun sequence, the following are encoded in one genomic region:
- the dtymk gene encoding thymidylate kinase, with product MACKRGALIVLEGVDKAGKTTQCKKLVQALQQSGRAAEMMRFPDRTTTIGQLISAYLEKKSDLEDHTVHLLFSANRWELVPLIKKKLEQGTTLVVDRYAFSGVAFTSAKPGFSLDWCMKPDVGLPKPDLVMFLQLSPSEAALRGQFGEERYETSVFQKAVQLKFEQLMKDRSVNWQVIDASQSVEDVHENIRSQSLNTINTAQNQQLGELWK from the exons ATGGCGTGTAAAAGAGGAGCGCTAATTGTTCTGGAGGGAGTGGATAAAGCCGGGAAAACTACTCAGTGCAAGAAACTAGTTCAGGCGCTGCAACAGAGCGGTCGAGCTGCAGAGATGATGAGATTCCCTG ACAGGACCACGACAATTGGACAGCTGATAAGCGCCTACCTTGAGAAGAAAAGTGATCTGGAGGACCACACGGTGCACCTGCTATTCTCTGCAAACCGCTGGGAACTGGT GCCTCTAATAAAGAAGAAGCTGGAGCAAGGCACCACTCTGGTTGTAGACAGGTACGCCTTCTCTGGAGTCGCTTTCACCAGTGCAAAGCCC GGTTTCAGTCTGGACTGGTGCATGAAACCTGACGTGGGACTGCCAAAGCCGGACCTTGTTATGTTTCTACAGCTCAGTCCATCTGAGGCTGCTCTCAGAGGTCAGTTTGGAGAAGAGAGATATGAGAccagtgttttccaaaaagCGGTTCAACTGAAATTTGAACAGCTAATGAAGGATCGTTCAGTCAACTGGCAG GTTATTGATGCTTCCCAGAGTGTTGAGGATGTGCACGAGAACATCAGGAGCCAGAGCCTTAACACGATCAACACAGCTCAGAACCAGCAGCTTGGAGAGCTGTGGAAGTAA
- the agxta gene encoding alanine--glyoxylate and serine--pyruvate aminotransferase a, which yields MSSVSIPPPKCLLKSLVVPYRHMFGPGPSNVPLRILEAGANPVIGHMHPEIFKIMSDIKSGIQYMFQTQNKMTFAVSGTGHSAMECAIFNAVEPGESVLTAVNGIWGERAAEMAERIGARVNTIVTPPGGSFTYAEIEQALSKHRPVLFFLAHGESSTGVLHPLEGIGQLCHKYDCLFLVDAVASLGGTPLYMDQLEIDILYTGSQKVLNAPPGTAPISFSERACQKILNRRTKPVSFFLDMSWLANYWGCDGKLSRVYHHTGPVTAFYSLRESLAVLVEEGLQNSWERHQEVAEYFHAGLESMGLKLFVKSKKTRLPTVTTIVAPHGYDWKEITAYIMKTHNLEISGGLGPSVGLVLRVGLMGCNSSKANVDMVLATLEDALKHCHKSKV from the exons ATGTCGTCTGTCTCTATACCCCCACCAAAATGCCTGCTGAAATCGTTAGTGGTCCCTTACCGTCACATGTTTGGACCAGGACCTTCCAATGTTCCTTTACGAATCTTGGAGGCCGGGGCCAATCCTGTCATTGGACACATGCATCCAGAAATATTTAAG ATAATGAGTGACATCAAAAGTGGAATCCAGTACATGTTCCAGACTCAGAACAAGATGACTTTTGCAGTGAGCGGCACTGGCCACAGTGCTATGGAGTGTGCCATCTTCAACGCAGTGGAGCCCGGGGAGAGCGTACTGACTGCAGTCAACGGCATATGGGGAGAGCGAGCAGCAGAAATGGCTGAGAGGATAG GTGCCAGAGTAAATACCATTGTGACGCCCCCTGGTGGGTCCTTCACTTATGCAGAAATTGAGCAG GCCTTATCGAAACACAGGCCAGTGCTGTTCTTCCTTGCACATGGAGAATCTTCTACAGGAGTCTTGCATCCTCTAGAAGGCATTGGACAGCTGTGCCATAA GTATGACTGCTTGTTTCTTGTTGATGCTGTGGCATCATTGGGAGGGACCCCTCTGTACATGGACCAGCTAG AGATAGACATCCTATACACGGGCTCCCAAAAGGTTTTGAATGCTCCTCCGGGTACAGCACCCATCTCCTTCAGTGAGAGAGCATG CCAGAAAATATTAAACCGGAGGACAAAGCCTGTGTCATTCTTCTTGGATATGAGTTGGCTTGCAAACTACTGGGGATGTGATGGCAAGCTGTCAAGAGT aTATCACCATACAGGTCCAGTCACTGCGTTTTACTCCCTGAGGGAGAGTCTGGCTGTCCTTGTTGAAGAG GGTCTGCAGAATTCATGGGAAAGACATCAAGAAGTGGCTGAGTATTTCCATGCTGGCCTAGAGAGCATGGGTCTCAAACTTTTTGTCAAATCAAAA aaaacaagactCCCTACGGTTACCACTATTGTTGCTCCTCATGGATATGACTGGAAAGAGATCACAGCCTACATCATGAAAACACATAATTTAGAGATTTCTGGAGGGCTTGGACCATCAGTTGGCTtg GTGTTGCGAGTGGGGTTGATGGGATGTAACAGCAGCAAGGCCAATGTTGACATGGTGTTAGCAACACTGGAAGATGCTCTGAAACACTGTCATAAGAGCAAAGTGTAA